CCGTCGCCGCATCTCCCTGTCGCTGAAGCAGGCCGACGAGGACTACTCCGAGGAGTTCGACCCGTCGCGCTATGGTATGGCCGACTCCTACGACGAGCAGGGCAACTACATCTTCCCGGAGGGCTTCGACCCGGAGACCAACGAGTGGATGGAGGGCTACGACGAGGCCCGCCAGGAGTGGGAGGCGCGCTACGCCGAGGCCGAGCGCCGCTTCCAGGCCCACACCGCCCAGATCGAACGTCACCGCGCTGCCGCAGCCGAGGCTGCCGAGCAGGGCACCGATTACTCCTCCGAGTCCGCCGCTGCAGCTCCGGCAGCGGATCAGGCTGAGGAGTCCATCGGCTCCCTCGCCTCCGACGAGCAGCTCGCCGCACTGCGCGAGAAGCTGGCCGGCAACTAAGGCGCACGAGGCAGCCACGGGCTAGCCTTTGCAACCGCCCCCGCTTTCCGGGGGCGGTTTTTCGTTTACCATGGGCCGCATGCTGAGGATTGGACTGACCGGAGGGATCGGCAGCGGTAAATCGACGGTGGCGGCGCTGCTCGCGGAGGCCGGGCTACCGGTCGTGGATGCCGACCAGGTAGCCCGCGACATTATGGACCCTGGCTCACCGGTGCTGGGCAAGGTCGCCGAGGTCTTCGGCGCCGATCTTGTCGATGAGAAAGGAGTGCTCAACCGCGCCGAACTTGCGCGGCGCGCCTTTGCCACCAAGGAGCAGACGGAAAAGCTCAACGCCATCACCCACCCGGCCATTCGGACGGAGGCCGAGCGCCGCCTCAACGAGCTAGAGGAGGCCGGCGCCCGCGCTGCAGTCTACGACATGCCCCTGTTATTCGAGCTTGGCCTCGATGCCGCGATGGACCTCAACGTCGCTGTCGACACTGACGCGGAAGTGCGGGTGCACCGCCTCGTCGAATACCGGGGGCTGGACGAGGGCGATGTGCGCAACCGCATTGCGCGCCAGGTCAGCGACGAGGAACGTAGGCGAAAGGCGGACGTCGTCATCGACAACAACGGAACGCCGGAGCGGCTGCGCCGTCAGGTAAACACTTTGTGCGAGCGAATCAACGCGTTTTCTTTATGAGTTAAACTGTTGGCCAATTCCAATTAATCTGTGTGGGATACGGTGGCCGACCATGGGTACGTGGAACTATGGGCCCTTCGATAACGACAGCGCCCGCGACACCGTCCGCCAACTGGCGGACGGTTCTTTCGACATGGCCCAGTTCCGCTTCGACTGCGGCACGCGCCCGCTGGATTCCGACCGCTCCGAGACCGTCGTCGCCCTCGTTGCCGTCATGAACGGCCACCTCCCGCCCGGCGGCGACCGCCGCGCCCTGCAATACACCTTCAGTTTTCGTGACCGCCACTGGCTGCGCGCGAAGGTGCGCGAGACCCTCGACCCGGGCAGCTCCGAGCTTTACGCCCTGTGGGACGAGACCGGCGAGCTGGCCCAGTGGCTCACGGAGACGAGGAAGGTCATCTACTAGAACGCAATGGCGATAGGATGGGCCCTATGGCTTTCGCTGCTGAACACCCCGTCCTAGCCCAATCGGAGTTCCGCCCTGTCGGCGAGATCGAGCGCCGGGAGAAACCCTTCGAGGTCGTCTCCGAGTACGCACCCTCCGGCGACCAGCCGACGGCGATTAAAGAGCTCGACGAGCGGCTGCGGCGCGGCGAGCGCGACGTCGTCCTCATGGGCGCCACCGGCACCGGCAAGTCCGCCACCGCCGCGTGGCTCATCGAGCAGCAGCAGCGACCAACGCTCGTCATGGCGCCGAACAAGACGCTTGCCGCGCAGCTGGCCAACGAGCTGCGCCAGCTGTTGCCCAACAATGCGGTCGAGTACTTCGTGTCGTACTACGACTACTACCAGCCCGAGGCCTACATCGCGCAGACGGACACCTACATCGAGAAGGACTCCTCGATCAACGACGACGTCGAGCGCCTGCGCCACTCCGCCACCTCGGCCCTGCTCAGCCGCCGCGATGTCGTCGTGGTCGCCTCGGTCTCCTGCATTTACGGCCTGGGCACGCCGCAGTCCTACCTGGACCGCTCCATCGTGCTGCGGGTGGGGGAGGAGGTCGAGCGAGACCGGTTCCTGCGCCTGCTTGTCGACGTCCAATACGAGCGCAACGACGTCGACTTCAAGCGCGGGAGTTTCCGCGTCAAGGGCGACACCGTAGACATCATCCCCGCGTACGAAGAGGTGGCCGTGCGCGTCGAGTTCTTCGGCGACGAGGTCGACGAGCTCTACTACATCCACCCGCTGACCGGTGAGGTCCTGAGCAAGGAGGACGAGGTGCGCATCTTCCCCGCCACCCACTACGTGGCTACCGAGGAGCGCATGGAAAAGGCGATCGAGGCGATCAAGGAGGAACTGGCGGACCGGCTCGAAGACCTGGAAAACCGCGGCAAGCTGCTGGAGGCGCAGCGGCTGCGGATGCGCACCGAGTACGACCTGGAAATGATTCAGCAGGTGGGGTTCTGCTCCGGCATCGAGAACTACTCTCGCCACATGGACGGGCGCCCCGCCGGCTCGGCCCCCGCCACGCTCATTGACTACTTCCCGGAGGACTTCCTCACCATCATCGACGAGTCCCACGTCACTGTCCCCCAGATCGGCGGCATGTACGAGGGCGACATGTCGCGCAAACGCAACCTCGTGGAGTTTGGCTTCCGTCTGCCGAGCGCCGTGGACAACAGGCCGCTGACCTTCGACGAGTTTGAGGCGCGTGTGGGCCAGACCGTCTACATGTCGGCGACCCCGGGGGGCTACGAGATGGAGGCCTCCGGAGGCGAATTCGTCGAGCAGGTGATCCGCCCGACGGGCTTGGTTGACCCGAAGGTGACGGTGAAACCGACGAAGGGGCAGATCGACGACCTCATCGACGAGGTCCGCCAGCGCGTGGAGAAGAACGAGCGCGTCCTCGTGACCACCCTGACCAAGCGCATGGCGGAGGACCTCACGGACTACCTCCTCGACAACGGCATCAAGGTGCGCTACCTGCACTCCGACATCGACACCCTCCAGCGCGTCGAGCTGCTGCGCCAGCTGCGTCTCGGCGAGTTCGACGTGCTGGTGGGTATCAACCTCCTGCGCGAGGGCCTCGACCTGCCGGAGGTCTCGCTGGTGGCCATCCTCGACGCCGACAAGGAGGGCTTTTTGCGCTCCACCACCTCGCTCATCCAGACCATCGGTCGCGCGGCGCGCAACGTCTCCGGCGAGGTCATCATGTACGCCGACAGCGTCACCGAATCTATGCAGGCGGCGATCGACGAGACCGAGCGGCGCCGCGAGAAGCAGATCGCCTACAACACGGAGCACGGCATCGACCCCCAGCCGCTGCGCAAAAAGATCGCGGACATTCTCGACCAGGTGTACGAGAACGCGGACGAGGAGGGCGCCGACGGCGGGGCGGGGGAGGCCGCCGTCGTGGACAGGCCGGATGTGTCCACCATGGCCTCGGACGAGGTGCAGAAGCTTATCGACGACCTCACCGCGCAAATGGGCGCCGCCGCGCGCGAGCTGAAGTTCGAACTGGCGGGGCGCCTGCGCGACGAGATCACGGATCTGCGCCGTGAGCTGCGTGGTATGAAAGAAACTGGAAACTAGGGAAGGACTCTTACGTAGAATGCACTCTTACACGTCAATCGCCGTCGGCACGGACGGATCGCCCACCTCGCTTATGGCGGTGCGCGTCGCCGCTAGCCTGGCGCGGGTGTACGGCGCACGGCTGAATGTCATCTGCGCGCACTACTCCGCCAGCGGCTCCATGCTCAACGCGACCAACTCGGAGCTGTCCAAGATCGATATCGTCAGCGGCAGCGACGCCGCGAACATCCTCGAAACTGCGCAGGAGATCGCCGAGGAGGAAAGCGCCCCGGACATCCACGTGACCGCGCGTGAGGGACAGCCCGCGCAGGTCCTGCTGGAAGCAGCGCAGGAGTTCGGGGTGGATCTTCTCGTGGTGGGCAACAAGGGCATGCGCTCGCTGGCGGGCCGATTCTTCGGCAATATCCCTGGTAACGTGGCCAAGAAGGCCCCAGTGGACGTGATGCTCGTGGACACCCGCTCACAGGGGCACGCTTAGAGCCCTCGGGGAGCTTTCCGGGTAAAATAAGTGACAGTTTTAGTGGGCCGGAGCTGGTGCCTGCGCGCGCCCGCGGCCCGTGACGCACAGTGAAAGGTTAGTGATAGCCCCATGACAAACAGCTACGCAACGATCGTCGTCGGAAGCGACGG
This is a stretch of genomic DNA from Corynebacterium auris. It encodes these proteins:
- a CDS encoding DUF4259 domain-containing protein, whose translation is MGTWNYGPFDNDSARDTVRQLADGSFDMAQFRFDCGTRPLDSDRSETVVALVAVMNGHLPPGGDRRALQYTFSFRDRHWLRAKVRETLDPGSSELYALWDETGELAQWLTETRKVIY
- the uvrB gene encoding excinuclease ABC subunit UvrB, producing the protein MAFAAEHPVLAQSEFRPVGEIERREKPFEVVSEYAPSGDQPTAIKELDERLRRGERDVVLMGATGTGKSATAAWLIEQQQRPTLVMAPNKTLAAQLANELRQLLPNNAVEYFVSYYDYYQPEAYIAQTDTYIEKDSSINDDVERLRHSATSALLSRRDVVVVASVSCIYGLGTPQSYLDRSIVLRVGEEVERDRFLRLLVDVQYERNDVDFKRGSFRVKGDTVDIIPAYEEVAVRVEFFGDEVDELYYIHPLTGEVLSKEDEVRIFPATHYVATEERMEKAIEAIKEELADRLEDLENRGKLLEAQRLRMRTEYDLEMIQQVGFCSGIENYSRHMDGRPAGSAPATLIDYFPEDFLTIIDESHVTVPQIGGMYEGDMSRKRNLVEFGFRLPSAVDNRPLTFDEFEARVGQTVYMSATPGGYEMEASGGEFVEQVIRPTGLVDPKVTVKPTKGQIDDLIDEVRQRVEKNERVLVTTLTKRMAEDLTDYLLDNGIKVRYLHSDIDTLQRVELLRQLRLGEFDVLVGINLLREGLDLPEVSLVAILDADKEGFLRSTTSLIQTIGRAARNVSGEVIMYADSVTESMQAAIDETERRREKQIAYNTEHGIDPQPLRKKIADILDQVYENADEEGADGGAGEAAVVDRPDVSTMASDEVQKLIDDLTAQMGAAARELKFELAGRLRDEITDLRRELRGMKETGN
- a CDS encoding universal stress protein; the protein is MHSYTSIAVGTDGSPTSLMAVRVAASLARVYGARLNVICAHYSASGSMLNATNSELSKIDIVSGSDAANILETAQEIAEEESAPDIHVTAREGQPAQVLLEAAQEFGVDLLVVGNKGMRSLAGRFFGNIPGNVAKKAPVDVMLVDTRSQGHA
- the coaE gene encoding dephospho-CoA kinase (Dephospho-CoA kinase (CoaE) performs the final step in coenzyme A biosynthesis.); this encodes MLRIGLTGGIGSGKSTVAALLAEAGLPVVDADQVARDIMDPGSPVLGKVAEVFGADLVDEKGVLNRAELARRAFATKEQTEKLNAITHPAIRTEAERRLNELEEAGARAAVYDMPLLFELGLDAAMDLNVAVDTDAEVRVHRLVEYRGLDEGDVRNRIARQVSDEERRRKADVVIDNNGTPERLRRQVNTLCERINAFSL